In Kitasatospora gansuensis, a genomic segment contains:
- a CDS encoding alpha/beta fold hydrolase yields MSDVQVVPGGGVVGGVGHRFVEANGIRLHIAEQGEGPLVVLLHGFPETWYSWRHQFGVLAAAGYRVVAPDLRGFGRSDRPAAVERYSQLHLVGDVTGLLDALGEERAVLVGHDWGSPLAWNTALLRPERVRGVVALGLPYLPRGGVSALAGMTQALGAGFYMNYLQRLGVADAELAGDVRGSLSRIFRWGFGDSPQASAAVLPVVPEGGTLLDLLPEAGELPGWLTEADLDVYAEDFARTGFSGGLNWWRTMELSWELTAPWQGAPMSAPALYMYGERDGSVQLPGLDQLIANLRHLVPNLTRTVALPGVGHWTQQERPEEVNAELLKFLAGL; encoded by the coding sequence GTGAGTGACGTGCAGGTGGTGCCGGGCGGTGGTGTGGTGGGCGGGGTTGGTCACCGGTTTGTGGAGGCCAATGGGATCCGGTTGCATATTGCGGAGCAGGGTGAGGGGCCGTTGGTGGTGTTGCTGCACGGTTTCCCGGAGACGTGGTATTCGTGGCGGCATCAGTTCGGGGTTTTGGCGGCGGCGGGGTATCGGGTGGTGGCTCCTGATCTGCGGGGTTTTGGGCGCAGTGATCGGCCGGCGGCGGTGGAGCGGTATTCGCAGTTGCATCTGGTAGGTGATGTGACGGGGTTGTTGGATGCGCTCGGTGAGGAGCGGGCGGTTTTGGTGGGTCATGACTGGGGGTCGCCGTTGGCGTGGAATACGGCGTTGTTGCGGCCTGAGCGGGTGCGGGGTGTGGTGGCGTTGGGTCTGCCGTATCTGCCGCGTGGTGGGGTGAGTGCGCTGGCGGGGATGACGCAGGCGTTGGGTGCGGGTTTCTACATGAATTATCTGCAGCGGCTGGGTGTGGCGGATGCGGAGTTGGCGGGGGATGTGCGGGGGTCTTTGTCGCGTATTTTCCGGTGGGGGTTCGGGGATTCGCCGCAGGCGTCGGCGGCGGTTTTGCCGGTGGTGCCGGAGGGTGGCACGCTGCTGGATCTGCTGCCGGAGGCGGGTGAGCTGCCGGGCTGGCTGACGGAGGCGGACCTCGATGTCTACGCGGAGGATTTCGCGCGGACGGGTTTCTCGGGTGGTCTGAACTGGTGGCGGACGATGGAGCTGAGCTGGGAGCTGACGGCGCCGTGGCAGGGTGCGCCGATGTCGGCTCCGGCGTTGTACATGTACGGGGAGCGGGATGGCAGTGTGCAGCTTCCGGGGCTGGACCAGTTGATCGCGAATCTGCGTCATCTGGTGCCGAATCTGACGCGTACGGTGGCGTTGCCGGGGGTGGGGCACTGGACGCAGCAGGAGCGTCCGGAGGAGGTCAACGCGGAGCTGCTGAAGTTCCTGGCCGGCCTGTAG
- a CDS encoding SDR family NAD(P)-dependent oxidoreductase produces MGFAVVSGGGSGIGRAIAGELAVAGHRVAVLGRRVEALERVREEIEAEVPGARVDPVPVDLTDPEQVGAAAELMAPQGPVDILVNNAGAVITPPSDGSLAALAESWRRDVDTNLLSAVLLTTALSGRLRRPGGRLVVISSAAAQRGGAGSHSAGSYAAAKAGLHGWAFGLARQLGPAGITVNIVAPGYVADTEIFGEGWSEEFHAEKIADTLVGRAGTPDDVAAMVGFLASPRSGYLTGQVIGLNGGAVLGR; encoded by the coding sequence GTGGGGTTCGCTGTGGTCTCGGGGGGCGGTTCGGGGATCGGCAGGGCGATCGCCGGGGAACTGGCGGTGGCCGGGCACCGGGTGGCGGTGCTGGGCCGCCGAGTGGAGGCGCTGGAACGGGTGCGGGAGGAGATCGAGGCGGAGGTGCCCGGCGCACGGGTCGATCCCGTCCCGGTCGACCTGACGGACCCCGAGCAGGTCGGCGCCGCCGCTGAACTGATGGCTCCTCAAGGGCCGGTCGACATCCTGGTCAACAACGCGGGCGCGGTCATCACACCGCCGTCCGACGGCTCGCTGGCGGCACTCGCCGAATCCTGGCGCCGCGACGTGGACACCAACCTGCTCAGCGCGGTGCTGCTCACCACCGCGCTGAGCGGCCGGCTGCGCCGCCCGGGCGGCCGACTGGTCGTGATCAGTTCGGCGGCGGCCCAGCGTGGTGGTGCGGGGTCGCATTCGGCGGGCTCCTATGCCGCGGCGAAGGCGGGTCTGCACGGCTGGGCGTTCGGCCTGGCCCGCCAGTTGGGCCCCGCCGGCATCACGGTGAACATCGTGGCCCCCGGCTACGTGGCCGACACGGAGATCTTCGGCGAGGGGTGGAGCGAGGAGTTCCACGCGGAGAAGATCGCCGACACCCTGGTCGGGCGGGCCGGGACCCCCGACGATGTGGCGGCAATGGTCGGCTTCCTCGCCTCTCCCCGCTCCGGCTACCTCACGGGCCAGGTGATCGGGCTCAACGGCGGTGCCGTGCTGGGGCGTTGA
- a CDS encoding sigma factor-like helix-turn-helix DNA-binding protein has translation MDQVRSEQARRRREERTALATPQAEQLSHAADADPHQDRDDSLALLFPCRHPALSEPSRTALTLRAVGGLSTSQIAAAFLAPKATTPQRISHAKQSLKTSATPLRMPQPAEQAKQLAAVLHVL, from the coding sequence GTGGACCAGGTCCGCAGCGAGCAGGCACGCCGCCGACGCGAGGAGAGGACCGCCCTGGCCACCCCGCAGGCCGAACAGCTGAGCCACGCCGCCGACGCCGACCCGCACCAGGACCGCGACGACTCCCTGGCGCTGCTGTTCCCGTGCCGCCACCCGGCACTGTCCGAACCCAGCCGCACCGCCCTGACCCTGCGCGCAGTCGGCGGCCTGAGCACCTCCCAAATCGCCGCCGCCTTCCTCGCCCCCAAGGCAACCACGCCCCAGCGCATCAGCCACGCCAAACAGAGCCTCAAGACCTCCGCCACACCCCTGCGCATGCCGCAGCCAGCCGAGCAGGCCAAGCAGCTGGCAGCGGTGCTCCACGTGCTGTAG
- a CDS encoding acyl-CoA dehydrogenase family protein, translating into MAINEAASQAELVGRASDLVEVIRKHVPWQEENRVLHEEVLRAVTDAGIMKMRVPVRYGGAESDVRTVSAVIAELARGDGAVGWTISTYTMGSWLAGLFPDEVQDEIFADPSVRICGGVNPSGVATPVDGGVVLNGRWHFVSGAPHSQWDMHSVLLADGAGGFEPATIAVPMSDLTIVDDWHTAGLRATGSVTTIAQDLFVPQARVLPMIPVMMHGQHASKLNADSLTWKLPFVPHATAVTSSSAVGMAKAAREAFFEKLPSRKIAYTHYERQAEAPLTHLQVAQAAMKIDEAEFHVRRAAERLDAKVRAGELWSLEERALSKMDAATACLRAKEAVDVLNTASGGSSIYSDQPMQRIERDIQALNLNGVLHPNTVAETYGRILCGLEPNTDLL; encoded by the coding sequence ATGGCGATCAATGAGGCGGCATCGCAGGCTGAGCTTGTCGGCCGGGCGTCGGATCTGGTGGAGGTGATCCGCAAGCATGTTCCGTGGCAGGAGGAGAACCGGGTTCTCCATGAGGAGGTGCTGCGGGCGGTCACCGATGCCGGGATCATGAAGATGCGGGTGCCGGTGCGTTACGGCGGCGCGGAGTCGGATGTGCGGACGGTGTCGGCGGTGATCGCGGAGCTGGCGCGCGGGGACGGCGCGGTCGGGTGGACGATCAGCACGTACACGATGGGGTCGTGGCTGGCGGGGCTGTTTCCCGATGAGGTGCAGGACGAGATCTTCGCGGATCCGAGTGTGCGGATCTGCGGCGGGGTGAACCCGTCGGGTGTCGCCACGCCGGTGGACGGCGGGGTGGTCCTCAACGGGCGGTGGCATTTCGTCTCGGGTGCGCCGCACAGTCAGTGGGACATGCACTCGGTGCTGCTGGCCGATGGTGCGGGCGGGTTCGAGCCGGCGACGATCGCGGTGCCGATGTCGGATCTGACGATCGTGGACGACTGGCACACCGCGGGTCTGCGGGCAACGGGAAGTGTGACGACGATCGCGCAGGACCTGTTCGTGCCGCAGGCGCGGGTGCTGCCGATGATCCCGGTGATGATGCACGGGCAGCACGCCTCGAAGCTGAACGCGGATTCCCTGACGTGGAAGCTCCCGTTCGTGCCGCACGCCACCGCGGTGACGAGTTCGTCGGCGGTGGGGATGGCGAAGGCGGCGCGGGAGGCGTTCTTCGAGAAGCTGCCGAGCCGGAAGATCGCCTACACGCACTACGAGCGGCAGGCGGAGGCGCCGCTGACGCACCTTCAGGTCGCGCAGGCGGCGATGAAGATCGACGAGGCGGAGTTCCACGTGCGCCGCGCGGCGGAGCGCCTGGACGCCAAGGTGCGTGCCGGTGAGCTGTGGTCGCTGGAGGAGCGGGCGCTGTCGAAGATGGACGCGGCCACGGCCTGCCTGCGGGCCAAGGAGGCGGTGGATGTCCTGAACACCGCCAGCGGCGGCTCCTCCATCTACTCCGACCAGCCGATGCAGCGCATCGAACGCGACATCCAGGCCCTCAACCTCAACGGCGTCCTGCACCCCAACACCGTCGCCGAGACGTACGGCCGCATCCTGTGCGGCCTGGAACCCAACACCGACCTCCTGTAG